A genomic window from Drosophila innubila isolate TH190305 chromosome 4, UK_Dinn_1.0, whole genome shotgun sequence includes:
- the LOC117794460 gene encoding uncharacterized protein LOC117794460 — MNSFISFLACFAMAIFLAPSLGWAAEKSAEKSPESKNDDEIKIYKRLIPADVLRDFPGMCFASTRCATVEPGKAWELTPFCGRSTCVQNEENPEKLLELVEDCGPLPLSLSNDKCKLDTEKTNKTAPFPFCCPIFTCEPGVKLEYPEVEKEGDKKN; from the exons ATgaattcttttatttcatttctagCATGTTTCGCTATGGCAATTTTTCTGGCTCCCTCCCTCGGCTGGGCAGCTGAAAAGTCGGCTGAAAAGTCACCTGAATCTAAAAATGATgatgaaatcaaaatttataaacgtCTAATTCCCGCTGATGTTCTTCGAG ATTTCCCGGGCATGTGTTTCGCTTCAACTCGCTGTGCTACAGTGGAGCCCGGCAAAGCTTGGGAATTGACACCATTTTGCGGTCGCTCAACTTGTGTCCAAAATGAGGAGAATCCAGAGAA aCTGCTGGAACTTGTCGAGGATTGCGGTCCCTtgccattgtcattgtcaaaTGATAAGTGTAAGCTAGATACCGAAAAGACAAATAAGACGGCTCCGTTTCCCTTCTGTTGTCCTATTTTCACATGCGAGCCAGGGGTTAAATTGGAATATCCCGAGGTAGAAAAGGAAGGCGACAAGAAGAACTAG
- the LOC117786608 gene encoding transcriptional activator cubitus interruptus → MDAYALPTYFPLAYTELQFLASRRAAAAAAAASMLPSSPSSNHVLTTDVSSSVPVAVPVSVPASPMPSAVSDSTPAATLAPNTNGSGGSHTLLSNAGHHHHHHFHGHSVGMSGQSQQHDFHPAYRIPGYMEQFYSMQRSSPTASYHDPYANCSPAFHLAGLGLGSGEYLSARGMGSLSELHHAAVAAAAAAAAGSLASTDFHFSLDGNGRLNSPGGRPVPGMGTGPGGGSMRASMSRKRALSSSPYSDSFDINSMIRFSPNSLATLMNGSRTSSTASGSYGHLSAGAISPMAHAHSAMAPHLQQLQAHLLRASAGLLHPAMTQQQAAAAAAAAASYSMSHAASAALGLSEVTANSKELTLGSASQASTPTSTIISATPDDAVLKAIGSGTNKNYGDGNNADRNSTAKNNLDNNRTHEQPSSTSGNVAQVEADSATANVIERRQKNKSLGGGNIGAGHHREHITHDRDGHQLNEYDCATADTTDIKDEPGDFIETHCHWRNCSIEFITQDELVKHINNDHIQSNKKAFVCRWEDCSRGEKPFKAQYMLVVHMRRHTGEKPHKCTFEGCYKAYSRLENLKTHLRSHTGEKPYTCEYPGCSKAFSNASDRAKHQNRTHSNEKPYICKAPGCTKRYTDPSSLRKHVKTVHGAEFYANKKHKGLPLHDANSGLDRDKYRERDRDRDRDRDRDPDQHHNQLQEQNIDSSPCSDDLHSGKAISVSSPSIKSESDANSPGQLASHGGSSSVSDCLMHTYRQDDLRAASVPTLDEVWPYNEDIDAADLPIVLRAMVNIGNGGGNTAACANVGGGAAMARQRFRSRLQTKVFNSSNSMLSNIPESTRAIGISELNQRITELKMEPGTTAPTPIPTQQLPMISGQNSASASANFTGIHLTDQGYPNPHPPTSATGIATALQQQAQLRRDSQNSNASTYYCSMQSRRSSQSSQLSSISTMRARPVYNAVAGSALGSASASLYDPISPGCSRRSSQMSNGVMSNAQIPTNIMNSNAHMEVNTPSAGVGVTGIQARSSSLPPPPSSHLIATHLQRLQSSDASSYYQHQHPHQQPHQQQHQHQHHLQTAGQKIAQSGGRYSIPNVFQSPPIKNYCTYDAEPSLQNVAAHPRRQSEPILAQQRLERMNTPFQNMRNSTINRDRPCPPSVASSCSPNSNPNKFKEGSDVGDTTNTNTNTTSTTTALDYHPNEKVNLDEVEELILPDEMLQYLNLVNSEKYPENDLQQNMSPNTGISGAASVPRPNSPSPAMGLMTPQSGHTMSALGSPYSQRNYEFCGISHSHRHTVTCNHRSNNESQTRDLYVPASVPPPTSYEPHHIIDSSMTSIPELPPASATGQITLESDQDVNSGNEIQCRVVSQSQLSPTTTNINGNYLTQMPKPPNQSSNPMGETMGDPKLLSHQQSSSNMNTSMQSMHSDTYQRTLEYVQSCQNWMETNSNTNATVCSLQVGSILNNTPGQHNNNLLWPDVSSSTHPHPSTNMIINDMTTSLSSLLEENRYLQMMQ, encoded by the exons ATGGATGCGTATGCATTACCAACATACTTTCCGCTGGC ataTACCGAATTACAATTTTTGGCGTCTAGGCGAGCAGCTGCGGCGGCTGCAGCGGCTTCGATGCTGCCAAGTTCGCCGTCTAGTAACCATGTCCTCACAACAGATGTGAGCAGTTCGGTGCCGGTCGCAGTTCCCGTCTCAGTTCCTGCGTCTCCAATGCCATCAGCGGTTTCGGACTCGACACCCGCCGCTACGCTTGCACCGAATACGAATGGTAGCGGGGGTAGCCACACATTACTGAGTAATGCAGgacatcaccatcatcatcatttccATGGTCATAGTGTCGGAATGAGCGGTCAATCGCAGCAACATGATTTTCATCCGGCTTACAGAATCCCTGGCTACATGGAACAATTCTATTCAATGCAAAGAAGCAGCCCAACCGCCTCCTATCACG aTCCTTATGCTAACTGCTCACCTGCATTTCACCTGGCCGGTCTGGGATTGGGCTCTGGAGAGTACTTGAGTGCCCGTGGCATGGGATCTCTAAGCGAGCTGCATCATGCCGCTgtagcggcagcagcagctgctgcagcaggaTCGTTAGCGAGCACGGATTTCCACTTCAGTCTGGACGGCAATGGACGGCTTAACAGTCCCGGCGGCAGGCCGGTTCCGGGAATGGGAACGGGTCCGGGGGGAGGCAGCATGCGGGCGAGTATGAGTCGAAAACGGGCGCTGTCCTCATCGCCGTACTCGGACTCATTCGACATCAATTCAATGATTCGATTCTCACCCAACTCCTTGGCCACTCTAATGAATGGCTCGCGTACGAGCAGCACTGCGAGCGGATCCTACGGTCATCTCTCTGCCGGCGCCATCAGTCCCATGGCCCATGCGCACTCCGCCATGGCGCCGCActtgcagcagttgcaggcGCATTTGTTGCGCGCCAGCGCTGGACTCCTCCATCCCGCAATGACGCAACAACAAGCGGCGGCCgcggcggcagcggctgcCAGTTATTCAATGAGTCATGCGGCTAGTGCGGCGCTCGGTCTCAGCGAAGTCACAGCCAATTCAAAGGAACTAACCTTGGGCAGCGCTAGCCAAGCCTCGACCCCAACTTCTACCATAATCAGTGCCACTCCAGATGACGCAGTGCTCAAAGCAATCGGATCAGGAACAAATAAG AACTACGGCGATGGAAACAACGCAGATCGAAATAGTACAGCCAAGAACAACTTGGACAACAATAGGACGCATGAACAACCGTCTTCCACATCTGGGAACGTTGCCCAAGTCGAAGCGGACAGCGCAACGGCGAATGTCATAGAGCGGCGACAAAAGAACAAGTCCTTGGGTGGTGGCAACATTGGTGCTGGACATCATCGCGAGCACATTACACATGATCGTGATGGGCACCAGTTGAACGAATACGACTGTGCGACAGCGGACACAACGGACATTAAGGATGAGCCCGGCGACTTTATAGAAACGCATTGCCACTGGCGCAACTGCAGTATTGAATTCATTACACAGGATGAGCTCGTTAAGCACATTAACAACGATCACATTCAGAGCAATAAAAAGGCCTTCGTCTGCCGCTGGGAGGATTGTTCGCGTGGTGAAAAGCCCTTTAAAGCGCAGTACATGCTGGTTGTACACATGCGTCGCCACACCGGAGAAAAGCCTCACAAATGCACC TTTGAAGGATGCTACAAGGCATACTCGCGCTTGGAGAACTTGAAAACTCATCTGCGATCGCATACGGGTGAGAAACCGTACACCTGTGAGTATCCGGGCTGCAGCAAGGCCTTCAGTAATGCCAGCGATCGTGCTAAGCATCAGAATCGAACTCATAGCAACGAG AAGCCGTATATTTGTAAAGCACCTGGATGCACCAAACGATACACAGATCCTAGTTCACTGCGTAAGCACGTGAAGACCGTCCATGGAGCTgagttttatgcaaataagAAGCACAAGGGTCTACCGCTGCATGATGCCAACTCGGGGCTGGATAGGGACAAGTATAGAGAACGCGATCGAGATCGCGATCGCGATCGAGATAGGGACCCCGATCAGCATCACAATCAGCTGCAGGAGCAAAATATTGATTCGAGCCCGTGCAGCGATGATCTGCATTCTGGCAAAGCGATCAGTGTTTCCAGTCCCAGCATTAAATCCGAGTCGGATGCCAATTCACCTGGACAACTGGCATCCCACGGCGGATCGTCGTCAGTCTCCGATTGTCTGATGCATACATATAGGCAAGATGATCTGCGTGCTGCCAGCGTTCCAACACTGGATGAAGTCTGGCCATATAACGAGGATATAGACGCAGCTGATCTTCCCATTGTCTTGCGAGCCATGGTCAATATCGGTAACGGCGGAGGAAATACCGCCGCTTGTGCCAATGTTGGCGGTGGTGCTGCCATGGCTCGTCAGCGTTTTCGCAGTCGTCTGCAGACCAAGGTGTTTAACTCGAGCAACTCAATGCTGTCCAACATACCAGAGAGTACTCGAGCTATTGGCATAAGTGAATTAAACCAGCGGATAACCGAACTCAAAATGGAACCGGGCACAACAGCTCCCACTCCGATACCGACTCAGCAACTACCCATGATCTCAGGTCAAAATTCAGCGTCGGCGTCAGCTAATTTCACGGGAATACACTTGACTGACCAGGGATACCCAAATCCACATCCACCGACATCAGCCACAGGAATAGCGACAGCGTTGCAGCAGCAGGCTCAACTGAGACGAGATAGCCAGAATTCAAATGCCAGCACATATTACTGCAGCATGCAGAGTCGACGAAGCAGTCAGTCTTCACAGCTGTCTTCAATATCGACAATGAGAGCCCGCCCAGTATATAATGCGGTAGCGGGCTCGGCATTGGGATCCGCATCCGCCTCACTATACGATCCTATTTCGCCAGGTTGCTCACGTCGCTCCAGTCAAATGTCCAATGGAGTCATGTCGAATGCACAAATCCCAACAAATATTATGAACAGTAATGCCCATATGGAGGTCAACACACCGAGTGCTGGAGTGGGAGTGACAGGAATTCAGGCTCGAAGCAGCAGTTTGCCCCCACCACCGTCATCCCATTTGATTGCAACACATTTGCAACGCTTGCAGTCAAGCGATGCGAGTTCCTATTACCAACATCAACATCCACATCAACAAccacatcaacagcaacaccaacaccaacatcaTCTCCAAACTGCGGGTCAAAAGATTGCTCAAAGTGGTGGAAGGTATTCCATTCCAAATGTTTTTCAATCTCcgcccattaaaaattattgcacGTATGATGCAGAGCCGTCATTGCAAAATGTCGCTGCTCATCCTAGACGACAGTCCGAGCCCATATTGGCACAACAGAGATTGGAGCGAATGAATACTCCTTTCCAGAACATGCGCAACTCTACTATTAATAGGGATCGACCATGTCCCCCATCTGTTGCTTCGTCATGTTCTCCAAATTCAAATCCAAATAAGTTCAAGGAAGGTTCAGACGTAGGTGACACTACTAATACTAACACAAACACCACAAGTACAACTACTGCACTTGACTATCATCCAAATGAGAAGGTCAATTTGGACGAGGTCGAGGAGCTTATTTTACCCGATGAGATGTTGCAGTATCTCAATTTGGTTAATTCGGAAAAATATCCTGAAAATGATTTACAGCAAAACATGTCACCAAATACGGGCATATCTGGGGCTGCATCCGTACCGAGACCCAACAGCCCATCCCCAGCTATGGGACTCATGACACCACAATCGGGACATACAATGTCCGCACTTGGTAGTCCATACTCTCAGCGGAATTACGAATTTTGCGGAATATCCCATTCCCATCGGCATACAGTTACCTGCAACCACAGATCTAATAATGAGTCGCAAACTCGAGATCTCTATGTTCCGGCCTCGGTACCACCCCCGACCAGTTATGAACCACATCATATAATCGATTCGTCCATGACAAGTATTCCTGAACTGCCTCCAGCTTCAGCCACTGGGCAAATTACCTTGGAATCGGATCAAGATGTAAATAGTGGAAACGAGATACAATGCAGGGTCGTAAGCCAATCCCAGCTGTCACCGACAACCACGAATATCAATGGAAATTACCTCACACAAATGCCTAAGCCACCTAATCAGAGTTCGAATCCAATGGGAGAAACAATGGGTGATCCAAAATTACTTTCACATCAGCAGAGTTCTTCAAATATGAATACGAGTATGCAATCAATGCATTCGGACACCTATCAGCGCACTTTAGAATATGTTCAAAGTTGTCAAAATTGGATGGAGACCAACAGTAATACAAATGCAACAGTTTGCAGTCTTCAGGTGGGTAGTATTCTCAATAATACCCCGGGACAACACAATAACAATCTTCTTTGGCCGGATGTAAGCAGCTCGACACATCCGCATCCCAGCACAAACATGATAATTAACGATATGACAACATCCTTAAGCTCACTTTTGGAAGAAAATAGATACCTGCAGATGATGCAATAG